Proteins from a genomic interval of Quercus lobata isolate SW786 chromosome 11, ValleyOak3.0 Primary Assembly, whole genome shotgun sequence:
- the LOC115967821 gene encoding uncharacterized protein LOC115967821 isoform X1, translated as MKSERGSSRSTASAFFVKSFRLQFLVVLTLLLFLAARSHGSTPSTHRRGKSSVFSLFNLKEKSRFWSESVIRGDFDDLESLSPGKMGALNYTKAGNIANYLKLLQVDSMYLPVPVNFIFVGFEGKGNQDFKLHPEELERWFTKIDHIFEHTRIPKIGAVLSPFYKISIDKGQRHHLPIVSSINYNFSVHAIQMGEKVTSIFEHAINVFSRRDDVSGNRTDEGALWQVDVDMMDVLFSSLVEYLQLQNAYNIFIFNPKRDGKRAKYGYRRGLSESEIDFLKENKDLQTKIIQSDNVPETVLALDKIKRPLYEKHPMAKFAWTVTEDTDTVEWYNLCLDALNNVERLNQGNDTADIIQGKVLQLLKGKNEDMKLLYGKGLKSENLGDLHVECLTDAWIGKDRWAFIDLSAGPWSWGPAVGGEGVRTELSLPNVEKTIGAVSEISEDEAEDRLQDAIQEKFSIFGDKEHQAIDILLAEIDIYELFAFKHCKGRKTKLALCEELDERMRDLKNELQSFEGDEYDESHKQKAIEALKRMESWNLFSDTHEEFQNYTVARDAFLAHLGSTLWGSMRHIISPSIADGAFHHYEKISFQLYFITQEKVRNIKLLPVDLKAINDGLSSLLLPSQKAMFSQHMLPLSDDPALAMAFSVARRAAAVPLLLVNGTYRKTSNSYLDSSILQYQLQRLNDHGSLKGSHAHSRSTLEVPIFWFFHSEPLFVDKYYQAKALSDMVIVVQSEESSWESHLQCNGHSLLLDLRRPVKAALATASEHLAGLLPLHLVYSQAHETAIEDWAWSVGCNPFSITSQGWHISQFQSDTIARSYIITTLEESIQLVNSAVHLLLMERTTEKTYKLFLSHERELVNQYNYVVSLWRRISTVTGELRYLDALRLLYTVEEASKGFVDKVNATIALLHPIHCTRERKVHVVFDMTTIPAFLVVLGVLYIVLRPRRPKPKIN; from the exons atgaaatctGAACGTGGTAGTAGTAGATCTACTGCGTCTGCGTTCTTCGTCAAATCGTTCCGTCTTCAATTCCTCGTCGTCCTCACTCTTCTACTG TTCTTAGCAGCCAGGTCACATGGATCTACCCCCAGCACTCATAGAAGAGGCAAGTCCTCAGTGTTCTCTTTATTCAATCTCAAGGAGAAGAGTAGATTTTGGAGTGAGTCTGTTATACGTGGAG ATTTTGATGATTTGGAATCTTTGAGCCCTGGCAAGATGGGTGCTCTCAATTACACCAAGGCAG GTAATATTGCCAATTATCTAAAGCTTTTGCAAGTTGATTCCATGTATCTTCCAGTTCCTgtgaatttcatttttgttggATTTGAAGGAAAAGGGAACCAAG ATTTCAAGCTTCACCCTGAAGAACTTGAGCGGTGGTTCACAAAAATTGATCATATCTTTGAACATACACGCATTCCAAAAATTGGAGCAGTTCTCTCTCCATTTTACAAAATTAGCATAGATAAAGGGCAACGTCATCATCTTCCTATTGTCAGTAGCATAAACTACAA TTTTTCTGTGCATGCAATACAAATGGGTGAAAAGGTTACCTCCATTTTTGAGCATGCCATCAATGTTTTCAGCCGCAGAGATGATGTTTCTGGTAATAG GACTGATGAGGGTGCTCTTTGGCAAGTTGATGTGGACATGATGGATGTTCTTTTCAGTAGCCTTGTTGAATATCTTCAACTTCAAAATGCGTATAACATATTCATTTTTAATCCTAAACGTGATGGAAAAAGAGCTAAATATGGATACCG GAGAGGTTTATCTGAATCAGAAATAGACTTTCTTAAAGag AACAAGGATTtgcaaacaaaaattattcaGTCAGACAATGTTCCAGAAACTGTTCTTG CTCTCGATAAGATTAAGAGACCTTTGTATGAGAAGCATCCAATGGCAAAGTTTGCCTGGACTGTAACTGAAGATACAGATACG GTGGAATGGTACAACCTTTGCCTAGATGCGCTGAATAATGTTGAGAGGCTGAATCAGGGGAACGACACTGCTGATATTATTCAGGGAAAAGTTTTACAG TTGTTGAAAGGGAAGAATGAAGACATGAAGCTCCTTTATGGAAAGGGATTAAAATCTGAGAATCTTGGTGATCTTCATGTGGAATGTCTCACTGATGCATGGATTGGAAAAGACAG GTGGGCGTTTATTGATTTAAGTGCAGGCCCTTGGTCATGGGGACCTGCTGTTGGTGGAGAAGGAGTGCGCACTGAATTAAGTTTACCAAATGTTGAAAAAACGATTGGTGCAGTTTCAG AAATTTCTGAAGATGAGGCTGAGGATCGCTTACAAGACGCTATTCAGGAAAAGTTTTCCATATTTGGTGAT AAAGAGCACCAGGCCATTGATATTCTTCTGGCAGAGATTGACATATATGAGCTTTTTGCTTTTAAGCATTGCAAGGGAAGAAAGACTAAGCTTGCTCTCTGTGAAG AACTTGATGAGAGAATGCGGGATTTGAAAAATGAGCTCCAGTCCTTTGAAGGTGATGAATATGATGAAAGTCATAAGCAAAAGGCCATAGAGGCGTTAAAGCGAATGGAGAGTTGGAATTTGTTCAGTGATACTCATGAG GAGTTTCAAAACTACACAGTTGCGCGTGATGCTTTTCTCGCACATTTAGGTTCAACGTTGTGGGGATCCATGAGACACATTATATCTCCTTCCATTGCTGATGGTGCTTTTCATCATTATGAGAAGATATCCTTTCAGTTATATTTCATCACACAGGAG AAAGTCAGAAATATTAAACTATTGCCTGTGGATCTCAAGGCTATCAATGATGGACTTTCCTCTCTGTTATTACCCTCTCAGAAAGCTATGTTCAGTCAGCATAT GTTACCTCTGTCTGATGATCCTGCTTTGGCGATGGCATTTTCGGTGGCACGAAGAGCGGCAGCTGTCCCTCTATTGCTTGTTAATGGAACTTATAGGAAAACATCAAATTCCTATCTTGATTCTTCCATTCTCCAGTACCAGTTGCAGAGGCTGAATGATCATGGTTCTTTGAAAG GGTCACATGCCCATAGCAGATCCACCCTTGAAGTACCcattttttggttctttcaCAGTGAGCCATTGTTTGTTGACAAGTATTACCAGGCAAAGGCACTTTCTGACATGGTTATCGTTGTTCAGTCAGAGGAGTCATCCTGGGAAAGCCATCTTCAGTGTAATGGGCACTCACTTTTGTTGGATTTGAG gaGGCCCGTAAAAGCTGCATTGGCCACTGCTTCAGAGCATCTTGCTGGTTTGCTTCCTCTTCATCTTGTTTACAGTCAGGCCCATGAAACTGCAATTGAG GATTGGGCATGGTCGGTAGGATGCAATCCGTTTTCCATTACTTCTCAAGGCTGGCATATATCACAGTTTCAGTCTGATACGATTGCCCGGAGCTATATCATCACAACACTTGAAGAGTCTATTCAACTTGTTAATTCAGCCGTTCATCTTCTACTCATGGAGCGTACAA CTGAAAAAACCTATAAACTCTTTCTGTCCCATGAACGTGAGCTTGTGAACCAATATAACTACGTTGTCAGCCTGTGGAGAAGG
- the LOC115967821 gene encoding uncharacterized protein LOC115967821 isoform X2 — translation MYLPVPVNFIFVGFEGKGNQDFKLHPEELERWFTKIDHIFEHTRIPKIGAVLSPFYKISIDKGQRHHLPIVSSINYNFSVHAIQMGEKVTSIFEHAINVFSRRDDVSGNRTDEGALWQVDVDMMDVLFSSLVEYLQLQNAYNIFIFNPKRDGKRAKYGYRRGLSESEIDFLKENKDLQTKIIQSDNVPETVLALDKIKRPLYEKHPMAKFAWTVTEDTDTVEWYNLCLDALNNVERLNQGNDTADIIQGKVLQLLKGKNEDMKLLYGKGLKSENLGDLHVECLTDAWIGKDRWAFIDLSAGPWSWGPAVGGEGVRTELSLPNVEKTIGAVSEISEDEAEDRLQDAIQEKFSIFGDKEHQAIDILLAEIDIYELFAFKHCKGRKTKLALCEELDERMRDLKNELQSFEGDEYDESHKQKAIEALKRMESWNLFSDTHEEFQNYTVARDAFLAHLGSTLWGSMRHIISPSIADGAFHHYEKISFQLYFITQEKVRNIKLLPVDLKAINDGLSSLLLPSQKAMFSQHMLPLSDDPALAMAFSVARRAAAVPLLLVNGTYRKTSNSYLDSSILQYQLQRLNDHGSLKGSHAHSRSTLEVPIFWFFHSEPLFVDKYYQAKALSDMVIVVQSEESSWESHLQCNGHSLLLDLRRPVKAALATASEHLAGLLPLHLVYSQAHETAIEDWAWSVGCNPFSITSQGWHISQFQSDTIARSYIITTLEESIQLVNSAVHLLLMERTTEKTYKLFLSHERELVNQYNYVVSLWRRISTVTGELRYLDALRLLYTVEEASKGFVDKVNATIALLHPIHCTRERKVHVVFDMTTIPAFLVVLGVLYIVLRPRRPKPKIN, via the exons ATGTATCTTCCAGTTCCTgtgaatttcatttttgttggATTTGAAGGAAAAGGGAACCAAG ATTTCAAGCTTCACCCTGAAGAACTTGAGCGGTGGTTCACAAAAATTGATCATATCTTTGAACATACACGCATTCCAAAAATTGGAGCAGTTCTCTCTCCATTTTACAAAATTAGCATAGATAAAGGGCAACGTCATCATCTTCCTATTGTCAGTAGCATAAACTACAA TTTTTCTGTGCATGCAATACAAATGGGTGAAAAGGTTACCTCCATTTTTGAGCATGCCATCAATGTTTTCAGCCGCAGAGATGATGTTTCTGGTAATAG GACTGATGAGGGTGCTCTTTGGCAAGTTGATGTGGACATGATGGATGTTCTTTTCAGTAGCCTTGTTGAATATCTTCAACTTCAAAATGCGTATAACATATTCATTTTTAATCCTAAACGTGATGGAAAAAGAGCTAAATATGGATACCG GAGAGGTTTATCTGAATCAGAAATAGACTTTCTTAAAGag AACAAGGATTtgcaaacaaaaattattcaGTCAGACAATGTTCCAGAAACTGTTCTTG CTCTCGATAAGATTAAGAGACCTTTGTATGAGAAGCATCCAATGGCAAAGTTTGCCTGGACTGTAACTGAAGATACAGATACG GTGGAATGGTACAACCTTTGCCTAGATGCGCTGAATAATGTTGAGAGGCTGAATCAGGGGAACGACACTGCTGATATTATTCAGGGAAAAGTTTTACAG TTGTTGAAAGGGAAGAATGAAGACATGAAGCTCCTTTATGGAAAGGGATTAAAATCTGAGAATCTTGGTGATCTTCATGTGGAATGTCTCACTGATGCATGGATTGGAAAAGACAG GTGGGCGTTTATTGATTTAAGTGCAGGCCCTTGGTCATGGGGACCTGCTGTTGGTGGAGAAGGAGTGCGCACTGAATTAAGTTTACCAAATGTTGAAAAAACGATTGGTGCAGTTTCAG AAATTTCTGAAGATGAGGCTGAGGATCGCTTACAAGACGCTATTCAGGAAAAGTTTTCCATATTTGGTGAT AAAGAGCACCAGGCCATTGATATTCTTCTGGCAGAGATTGACATATATGAGCTTTTTGCTTTTAAGCATTGCAAGGGAAGAAAGACTAAGCTTGCTCTCTGTGAAG AACTTGATGAGAGAATGCGGGATTTGAAAAATGAGCTCCAGTCCTTTGAAGGTGATGAATATGATGAAAGTCATAAGCAAAAGGCCATAGAGGCGTTAAAGCGAATGGAGAGTTGGAATTTGTTCAGTGATACTCATGAG GAGTTTCAAAACTACACAGTTGCGCGTGATGCTTTTCTCGCACATTTAGGTTCAACGTTGTGGGGATCCATGAGACACATTATATCTCCTTCCATTGCTGATGGTGCTTTTCATCATTATGAGAAGATATCCTTTCAGTTATATTTCATCACACAGGAG AAAGTCAGAAATATTAAACTATTGCCTGTGGATCTCAAGGCTATCAATGATGGACTTTCCTCTCTGTTATTACCCTCTCAGAAAGCTATGTTCAGTCAGCATAT GTTACCTCTGTCTGATGATCCTGCTTTGGCGATGGCATTTTCGGTGGCACGAAGAGCGGCAGCTGTCCCTCTATTGCTTGTTAATGGAACTTATAGGAAAACATCAAATTCCTATCTTGATTCTTCCATTCTCCAGTACCAGTTGCAGAGGCTGAATGATCATGGTTCTTTGAAAG GGTCACATGCCCATAGCAGATCCACCCTTGAAGTACCcattttttggttctttcaCAGTGAGCCATTGTTTGTTGACAAGTATTACCAGGCAAAGGCACTTTCTGACATGGTTATCGTTGTTCAGTCAGAGGAGTCATCCTGGGAAAGCCATCTTCAGTGTAATGGGCACTCACTTTTGTTGGATTTGAG gaGGCCCGTAAAAGCTGCATTGGCCACTGCTTCAGAGCATCTTGCTGGTTTGCTTCCTCTTCATCTTGTTTACAGTCAGGCCCATGAAACTGCAATTGAG GATTGGGCATGGTCGGTAGGATGCAATCCGTTTTCCATTACTTCTCAAGGCTGGCATATATCACAGTTTCAGTCTGATACGATTGCCCGGAGCTATATCATCACAACACTTGAAGAGTCTATTCAACTTGTTAATTCAGCCGTTCATCTTCTACTCATGGAGCGTACAA CTGAAAAAACCTATAAACTCTTTCTGTCCCATGAACGTGAGCTTGTGAACCAATATAACTACGTTGTCAGCCTGTGGAGAAGG
- the LOC115969051 gene encoding glucan endo-1,3-beta-glucosidase 6-like has protein sequence MGWFLFSVGLVSLCSMVCTVSGIGANWGTQCSHPLPPDSVVKLLKDNGFRRVKLFVADNDALRALGKSGIEVMVGIPNDMLPSMASSVKAAEKWVAKNVSTHITTNYVNIRFVAVGNQHFLETYNVSFLKTTFLALQNVQIALIKAGLSGTVMVTVPLNDDVYESSTGLPSGGDFRADIRDQMLAIVKFLIYNNGVIAVNINPFISLYTDPNFPIEFVFFDKKATPINDGGKTYYNMFDANYDTLVWALNRNGFGNLPITVGEIGWPTGGDQNANIEYAKRFNQGFLTHILGGNGTPMRPGMIDAYLYSLIDEDAKSIDPGSFERHWGIFNCDGSAKYQLNVNFVDRKRCVTKPSTKLDDQQAAPSVGYDCGLADGTSHG, from the exons ATGggttggtttttattttctgttgggTTGGTTTCATTGTGTTCAATGGTGTGTACAGTGAGTGGCATTGGTGCCAACTGGGGTACACAGTGCAGTCACCCTCTGCCTCCAGATAGTGTAGTGAAGTTGCTGAAGGATAATGGGTTTCGAAGGGTTAAGCTTTTTGTTGCAGATAATGATGCATTGAGAGCTCTAGGTAAATCTGGGATTGAGGTCATGGTTGGGATTCCTAATGATATGCTTCCATCCATGGCCAGTAGTGTGAAAGCTGCTGAGAAATGGGTTGCCAAAAATGTCTCCACACATATCACCACCAATTATGTCAACATCAG GTTTGTTGCAGTTGGAAATCAACACTTCTTGGAAACCTACAATGTAAGCTTTCTCAAAACAACCTTCCTTGCTCTGCAGAACGTCCAAATTGCCCTGATAAAAGCTGGTCTTAGCGGCACAGTAATGGTTACAGTCCCCCTTAATGATGATGTTTATGAGAGCTCAACTGGCCTGCCTTCTGGTGGTGACTTCCGAGCCGACATACGCGACCAAATGCTTGCCATTGTCAAGTTTTTGATTTACAATAATGGGGTCATTGCCGTGAACATCAATCCATTTATAAGTCTCTACACCGATCCAAACTTCCCTATTGAGTTTGTCTTCTTTGATAAAAAGGCTACACCTATAAACGATGGTGGGAAGACCTATTACAATATGTTCGATGCAAACTATGACACACTTGTGTGGGCACTAAACAGGAATGGTTTTGGAAATTTGCCAATCACAGTTGGAGAAATTGGTTGGCCAACTGGTGGGGATCAAAATGCTAATATAGAGTATGCTAAGCGGTTCAACCAAGGTTTTTTGACCCATATATTGGGCGGGAACGGGACCCCGATGAGACCTGGGATGATTGATGCGTACTTGTATAGTTTGATTGATGAGGATGCTAAGAGCATTGATCCAGGAAGTTTTGAACGCCACTGGGGGATTTTTAATTGTGATGGGTCAGCAAAATACCAGCTTAATGTGAACTTTGTGGACCGCAAGCGGTGTGTGACAAAGCCATCAACGAAACTTGATGACCAACAAGCGGCACCAAGTGTGGGATATGACTGTGGACTTGCTGATGGCACTAGCCATGGTTAA